From the Hyphomicrobium sp. ghe19 genome, one window contains:
- a CDS encoding DUF465 domain-containing protein, with the protein MERRDERELREELVTLRGEHRKLDCEIAALEGDASADQLLIKRLKKKKLVLKDRITQIEDKLLPDIIA; encoded by the coding sequence ATGGAGCGGCGCGACGAACGCGAGCTCAGGGAAGAGCTGGTAACTTTGCGGGGCGAGCATCGGAAGCTCGACTGCGAAATCGCCGCTCTTGAAGGTGACGCTTCGGCTGACCAACTTCTGATCAAGCGGCTGAAAAAGAAGAAGCTTGTTCTGAAGGACCGGATCACGCAGATCGAGGATAAGCTGCTTCCCGATATCATCGCGTGA
- a CDS encoding ligase-associated DNA damage response exonuclease: protein MISLAPPVDSWLYPVGSGIYCEPGDFYIDPGRAVDRAVITHGHSDHARAGHRAVLATTETIEIMKVRYGEDCAGTFQALAIGETIDINGVKVRLVPAGHILGSAQVVIEWAGRRAVISGDYKRASDPTCASFELVTCDVFVTEATFALPVFRHEKARHEAEKLLSSLRAEPDRTHLIGAYNLGKCQRMIRVVRDAGYDKPIYLHGAVVALTELYQRLGVDLGELLPVAGTDPKSMRGGIVMCPPSALGDRWSRRFGDPVNAFASGWMRVRGRARQLGVELPLVVSDHVDWPELIQTVIETEAEEIWVTHGREDALVHYLGTLGRKARALALVGYGEEAE from the coding sequence ATGATCTCGCTCGCACCTCCCGTCGACAGCTGGCTGTACCCTGTCGGGTCCGGCATCTATTGCGAGCCCGGCGATTTTTATATCGATCCGGGCCGAGCCGTTGATCGCGCTGTTATTACGCATGGGCACAGCGACCATGCGCGCGCGGGCCACCGAGCGGTGCTCGCAACGACCGAAACCATCGAAATCATGAAGGTGCGCTACGGCGAGGATTGTGCCGGCACGTTCCAGGCGCTCGCCATCGGCGAAACGATCGACATAAACGGCGTTAAGGTGCGGCTGGTGCCGGCCGGGCATATCCTGGGGTCCGCGCAAGTCGTCATCGAATGGGCCGGGCGGCGCGCCGTCATTTCCGGCGACTACAAACGTGCAAGCGATCCGACCTGCGCGTCCTTCGAACTCGTTACGTGCGATGTGTTCGTGACGGAGGCGACATTTGCGCTACCGGTTTTCCGCCACGAGAAGGCCCGGCACGAAGCCGAGAAGTTGCTCTCCTCTCTCCGCGCAGAGCCGGACCGGACACACCTCATCGGCGCCTACAATCTCGGCAAGTGCCAGCGCATGATCCGCGTCGTTCGCGATGCGGGCTATGATAAGCCGATCTACCTGCACGGCGCGGTGGTCGCGCTGACGGAGCTTTATCAGAGGCTCGGCGTCGATCTCGGCGAGCTTCTGCCGGTTGCGGGCACCGATCCGAAGTCGATGCGCGGCGGCATCGTCATGTGTCCACCGTCTGCACTCGGCGACCGCTGGTCACGCCGGTTCGGCGATCCGGTCAACGCTTTTGCGAGCGGCTGGATGCGCGTGCGCGGCCGCGCCCGTCAGCTTGGTGTTGAGTTGCCGCTCGTCGTCTCCGATCACGTCGACTGGCCGGAGCTCATCCAGACGGTCATCGAAACGGAAGCCGAAGAGATCTGGGTGACGCACGGCCGCGAGGACGCGCTCGTCCATTATCTCGGCACGCTTGGCCGGAAAGCCCGCGCGCTCGCGCTCGTCGGATATGGCGAGGAGGCCGAATAG
- a CDS encoding amidase, with amino-acid sequence MSTSNKSTRLEHLTASAARALLIAGDITSADLVSAYIGRIAEHDNDVGAWAHIDARKALDAAEASDAARARGEAMPPLAGIPVGVKDVIDTKDYPTELGSEVFTGRQPSNDAFVVSQLKAAGAIVLGKTVTTELAFFGPGKTHNPHDPERTPGGSSSGSAAAVADNQAPLALGTQTAGSVIRPASYCGVIGFKPTFGYTSRTGVLAQSPPLDTIGGYARSVEDIALLFDCMSDFDAADGDMTAGAKPSLLAALKSSELQAPRLAFVKSPAWPQGDEAMRAALEQFAVRFGIVEMPLPAAFDEILRRQQIVQFSDIARNYGPIADANPDRVSAKLKEIIAEGRTFSQADYDAARKKQNVLYAALRPILDTYDAILTPAAAGVAPVGLGGTGSPMFNGLWTYLEMPCISLPLLDVDGLPLGVQLVGARGDDARLLRAAAWLMQQGK; translated from the coding sequence GTGAGCACGTCGAATAAGAGCACGAGGCTCGAGCACCTTACGGCTTCCGCAGCGCGCGCGTTGCTGATCGCGGGCGATATCACGTCGGCGGATCTTGTCAGCGCCTACATCGGACGCATCGCAGAACACGACAACGATGTCGGCGCGTGGGCGCACATTGACGCCCGCAAGGCGCTCGACGCTGCTGAAGCGAGCGACGCGGCGCGGGCGCGCGGAGAGGCGATGCCGCCGCTCGCGGGAATTCCGGTCGGCGTAAAGGACGTCATCGACACAAAGGACTATCCGACGGAGCTCGGCTCGGAGGTCTTCACCGGGCGGCAGCCGTCAAATGACGCATTCGTCGTTTCGCAGCTCAAGGCCGCAGGCGCCATCGTGCTCGGCAAAACGGTGACGACGGAGCTTGCATTCTTCGGTCCTGGAAAAACGCATAATCCGCACGATCCGGAGCGGACGCCGGGCGGCTCGTCGTCGGGATCGGCGGCGGCCGTCGCCGACAATCAGGCGCCCCTTGCGCTCGGAACGCAGACGGCCGGTTCCGTCATTCGGCCCGCATCCTATTGCGGCGTTATCGGCTTCAAACCGACGTTCGGATATACGTCCCGCACCGGCGTTCTGGCGCAATCCCCGCCGCTCGATACAATCGGCGGCTACGCGCGATCGGTCGAAGACATCGCGCTGCTTTTCGATTGCATGAGCGACTTCGATGCTGCCGACGGCGATATGACGGCCGGCGCGAAGCCTTCGCTTTTAGCCGCGCTCAAATCATCCGAATTGCAGGCTCCCCGTCTGGCGTTCGTCAAATCTCCCGCATGGCCGCAAGGCGACGAGGCGATGCGCGCGGCGTTGGAGCAATTCGCTGTGCGCTTTGGAATTGTCGAGATGCCATTACCGGCGGCGTTCGACGAGATCCTGCGTCGCCAGCAGATCGTGCAGTTTTCCGACATCGCGCGGAATTACGGCCCGATCGCCGACGCCAATCCGGATCGCGTGTCGGCGAAGCTCAAGGAGATCATTGCGGAGGGTCGGACGTTTTCACAGGCGGACTATGACGCCGCGCGAAAGAAGCAGAATGTTCTCTACGCGGCGCTGCGGCCGATCCTTGATACCTACGACGCCATCCTCACGCCTGCGGCGGCGGGCGTCGCGCCGGTCGGGCTCGGCGGCACTGGCAGTCCGATGTTCAACGGTCTTTGGACTTACCTCGAAATGCCCTGCATCTCGCTGCCGCTGCTCGACGTCGATGGGCTTCCCCTCGGCGTGCAGCTTGTCGGCGCGCGCGGCGATGATGCACGGCTGTTGCGCGCGGCTGCGTGGCTGATGCAGCAGGGGAAGTAG
- a CDS encoding DUF465 domain-containing protein, with protein sequence MTITAHLAELAEKHRALEQKIHQTAASPGSDDIEIRRLKQEKLKLKDEIERLRRETRH encoded by the coding sequence ATGACGATTACGGCTCATCTGGCTGAACTCGCGGAGAAGCATCGGGCTCTCGAACAAAAAATCCACCAAACGGCTGCGAGCCCCGGATCTGACGACATCGAAATCCGTAGACTGAAACAAGAAAAACTGAAGCTCAAGGACGAGATAGAGCGGCTGAGACGCGAGACGCGCCACTAG
- a CDS encoding HAMP domain-containing sensor histidine kinase → MNEYASLLSDAVLRHRARVAEQSARIEAELAGKVKSEFIANMSHELRTPLNTVIGFSKLLTQHQQRRLPDKEIVEYATLIHDAAGHLLSVINDILDISKIQSGKYSLDAREVNVGEILAGCITSFRMMASEAQVDLRFGIAPDLRPIRGDAEKLRQIFTNIIANALKFTPADGTVDVSTRRTNSGGVIIAIRDSGVGMTEEEIAIAMTPFGQVDGGRSRWREGAGLGLPIAKALVELHGGSLELRSKKGTGTEVVINLPARDSVSAVDSTQMIANGA, encoded by the coding sequence ATGAACGAGTATGCGTCGCTATTGAGCGACGCCGTTCTGCGTCATCGCGCGCGCGTGGCCGAGCAATCCGCGCGCATCGAAGCGGAGCTTGCCGGCAAAGTAAAATCCGAATTCATCGCCAACATGAGCCATGAGCTCAGGACACCGTTGAACACGGTCATCGGCTTTTCGAAGCTCCTGACGCAGCATCAGCAGCGCCGCTTGCCGGACAAAGAGATCGTCGAATACGCGACGCTCATTCATGATGCCGCGGGCCACCTGCTCTCGGTCATCAACGATATTCTCGACATCTCCAAAATTCAGAGCGGAAAATATTCGCTCGACGCGCGCGAGGTGAATGTCGGCGAAATTCTCGCCGGTTGCATCACATCGTTCCGAATGATGGCAAGCGAAGCGCAAGTGGATTTGCGCTTCGGCATTGCGCCTGATCTACGCCCGATCCGCGGCGACGCCGAGAAGTTGCGCCAGATCTTCACGAACATCATTGCCAACGCTCTCAAGTTCACGCCGGCAGACGGCACGGTGGACGTGAGCACGCGACGGACCAACAGCGGCGGCGTCATCATCGCCATCCGAGACAGCGGCGTCGGCATGACGGAAGAAGAAATCGCTATCGCCATGACGCCGTTCGGGCAGGTGGACGGCGGCCGTTCGCGCTGGCGGGAGGGCGCCGGTCTCGGCTTGCCGATCGCCAAAGCGCTCGTCGAGCTGCACGGTGGTTCACTCGAACTCCGTTCGAAGAAAGGCACCGGCACGGAGGTCGTCATCAACCTTCCGGCGCGGGACAGTGTGAGCGCGGTCGACTCTACGCAAATGATTGCCAACGGCGCTTAA
- a CDS encoding tyrosine-protein kinase domain-containing protein has product MSQETASPARRGMGLGFPGARSAIVKRAKAVAVLPVITALLAMAIVAVIPDRYSASALIQTDPQQRPATKAANIPAPADTLASDAERREIEKQMDFMRSAQIIDRVIAELQLSNDPELNKRSLWSYLTGLLTRPAPGEALREAIIDRLSISRVRSTFLVTVQVTTRNAEKSARIANAIATQYLAQQRSPVAADRAPPAKSGELTASERMFASLIGKYGLSSPLAGPRIVGAAGAPNRAAGPRRARIVAITAGSTLLMALLLALWLEREALRRTLKVEQTLACPHMISIPAVTAHSDPKANARGARMIVAEPQCVYAEAVRKVCRELGQRKSDDASRVILVASALPDEGSESFASNIAHYFAVSTQETLLVDCDFRGKGLTRELTPRNSSGLLDQIAARAPIEDVILRDNLTGLHFLPASGPTPIPLAVATAIRSLEFSRSIAGLKSRFPIIVLSAPPLLPISDARVLAELADEIVFLTAWHRTPRSLAKKALTLLEANQKKVVGAVLTDVAEDQSVGVMSFAAIFDEIRRAARMPSLPRAA; this is encoded by the coding sequence ATGAGCCAGGAAACGGCATCACCAGCACGGCGCGGCATGGGGCTCGGCTTCCCAGGCGCCCGATCGGCCATCGTCAAGCGCGCCAAGGCCGTCGCGGTTTTGCCGGTCATTACCGCGCTCCTCGCCATGGCCATCGTCGCCGTCATTCCCGACCGGTACTCAGCTTCGGCTCTCATCCAGACGGACCCGCAGCAGAGGCCTGCGACCAAAGCCGCTAATATACCGGCTCCCGCCGATACGCTCGCGTCCGATGCCGAGCGCCGCGAGATCGAAAAGCAAATGGACTTCATGCGGTCGGCGCAGATCATCGACCGCGTTATCGCCGAGCTTCAGCTTTCGAACGATCCTGAACTCAACAAGCGTTCGCTATGGTCGTACCTCACCGGATTGCTGACGCGTCCGGCGCCGGGCGAAGCTCTGCGCGAGGCCATAATCGACAGGCTGAGCATCAGCCGCGTCCGCAGCACGTTCCTCGTCACCGTGCAGGTCACCACGAGGAACGCGGAAAAGTCCGCTCGCATCGCGAATGCGATCGCAACCCAATACCTTGCGCAACAGCGATCACCCGTCGCCGCGGATCGCGCACCTCCCGCCAAGTCCGGCGAACTCACCGCTTCCGAGCGCATGTTTGCATCCCTTATCGGCAAGTATGGACTGAGCAGTCCGCTCGCCGGGCCGCGCATCGTGGGGGCTGCCGGTGCACCGAACCGGGCGGCCGGACCGAGGCGCGCGCGCATCGTTGCGATTACCGCCGGATCGACACTGTTGATGGCGCTTCTGCTCGCGCTCTGGCTCGAGCGGGAAGCGTTGCGGCGAACGCTGAAAGTCGAACAAACCCTCGCCTGCCCGCACATGATCTCCATTCCGGCGGTGACTGCGCATTCCGATCCGAAAGCGAACGCGCGCGGCGCGCGGATGATCGTCGCCGAGCCTCAATGCGTCTACGCGGAAGCTGTGCGAAAGGTCTGCCGTGAGCTTGGACAGCGCAAAAGCGATGACGCCTCGCGCGTGATCCTGGTTGCGTCCGCCTTACCCGACGAAGGCTCGGAGAGTTTCGCGTCGAACATCGCGCATTACTTCGCGGTCTCCACGCAAGAGACCCTCCTCGTCGACTGCGATTTTCGAGGTAAGGGCCTGACGCGCGAACTGACGCCGCGGAATTCCAGCGGGCTTCTCGATCAGATCGCGGCGCGCGCGCCGATCGAGGACGTGATCTTGCGCGATAATCTGACGGGGCTGCATTTCCTGCCGGCGTCGGGGCCCACACCGATCCCCCTCGCGGTGGCGACAGCCATCCGGTCACTGGAATTTTCGAGGTCAATCGCCGGTCTCAAGTCACGGTTTCCCATCATTGTGCTGTCCGCGCCGCCTTTGCTGCCGATCTCGGACGCTCGCGTGCTCGCGGAACTCGCCGACGAAATCGTATTTCTCACCGCCTGGCACCGGACGCCCCGATCGCTCGCTAAAAAGGCGCTGACGTTGCTCGAGGCCAACCAGAAGAAAGTCGTCGGCGCTGTGCTGACCGACGTCGCCGAGGACCAATCCGTCGGCGTCATGAGCTTCGCCGCGATTTTTGATGAGATCCGGCGAGCCGCCCGCATGCCGTCGTTGCCCCGCGCCGCCTGA
- a CDS encoding D-glycerate dehydrogenase, which produces MSKKKILITWPLPEAAMARARATYDVIAHGDNPKITVDEMLETAKSVDAILLTLNEKCPAPVIEKIPENIKCISTFSIGFDHIDLEACKKRGIKVGNAPHGVTVATAEIAMLLLLGAARRAGEGEKMIRTRSWPGWQPLQLVGQRLDNKKLGIYGFGKIGQALAQRARGFDMEIHYYDIYRAKPEVEAKYNATYHDSLDSLLKVSQFFSINAPSTPETRYFFNKDVIEKLPQGAIVVNTARGDLVKDEDMIAALKSGRLGYAGLDVFAGEPKINEGYYDLPNTFLFPHLGSAAIEARNQMGFEALDNIDAFFAGKDMPFKLA; this is translated from the coding sequence ATGTCGAAAAAGAAGATCCTGATTACTTGGCCTCTCCCTGAGGCCGCCATGGCCCGCGCCCGGGCCACCTATGATGTTATCGCACACGGGGACAACCCGAAGATCACCGTCGACGAGATGCTCGAGACGGCGAAGTCGGTGGACGCCATTCTGTTGACCCTCAACGAGAAGTGCCCGGCGCCGGTGATCGAAAAGATCCCCGAGAACATCAAGTGCATCTCGACGTTCTCGATCGGTTTCGATCACATCGATCTCGAAGCCTGCAAGAAGCGCGGCATCAAGGTCGGCAACGCGCCGCACGGCGTCACCGTCGCGACCGCTGAAATCGCCATGCTGCTGCTTCTCGGCGCTGCACGGCGCGCGGGCGAGGGCGAGAAGATGATCCGTACGCGCTCGTGGCCCGGCTGGCAGCCATTGCAACTTGTCGGTCAGCGCCTCGACAACAAGAAGCTCGGCATCTACGGCTTCGGCAAGATCGGTCAGGCCCTGGCGCAGCGCGCACGCGGCTTCGACATGGAAATCCATTACTACGACATCTATCGTGCGAAGCCCGAGGTCGAGGCGAAGTACAACGCCACCTATCACGACAGCCTCGACAGCCTCTTGAAGGTCTCGCAGTTCTTCTCGATCAACGCGCCTTCGACGCCGGAGACGCGTTACTTCTTCAACAAGGACGTGATCGAGAAGCTTCCCCAAGGTGCCATCGTCGTGAACACGGCGCGCGGCGACCTCGTCAAGGACGAGGACATGATCGCGGCGCTGAAGTCGGGACGCTTGGGCTACGCCGGCCTCGATGTCTTCGCCGGTGAGCCGAAGATCAACGAAGGCTATTACGACCTGCCGAACACGTTCCTCTTCCCGCATCTGGGTTCCGCCGCCATCGAGGCGCGCAACCAGATGGGCTTCGAAGCGCTCGACAACATCGATGCCTTCTTCGCCGGCAAGGACATGCCGTTCAAGCTGGCCTAA
- a CDS encoding energy transducer TonB: protein MNVLRATAILLSLLIHGSIGYGMLPDLQNSNIEALDLGKGTDIVLVQQGIATEGISKLGDAMETIETTEIVPVQEQQSKPPEEVKPDELRDVITSDASDVEADAVKTDEPPPLETPPPEPQVVETKQQPEQVAIVTEQSSGEAKSGGNAREFGLYLGKINDHVQRAKVNPRTTVAGTVVMKFTIGVDGTLLSKEIATSSGSKLLDDAATAAIDRAAPFPPIPPEVSVKPLAFTQPFKFIMR from the coding sequence ATGAACGTGTTGCGAGCGACCGCCATTCTTCTGTCCCTGTTGATCCACGGGTCGATCGGCTATGGGATGCTGCCTGATTTGCAAAATTCCAATATCGAGGCTCTCGACCTCGGGAAGGGCACGGACATCGTCCTCGTCCAGCAAGGCATCGCGACGGAGGGCATATCAAAGCTCGGCGACGCGATGGAGACCATCGAGACGACCGAGATCGTTCCTGTCCAGGAGCAGCAGTCGAAGCCTCCCGAAGAAGTCAAACCGGACGAGCTTCGCGACGTCATCACGTCCGACGCCAGCGATGTCGAAGCGGACGCCGTTAAGACCGACGAACCGCCGCCGCTCGAAACTCCGCCGCCGGAGCCGCAGGTCGTCGAGACGAAGCAGCAGCCAGAGCAGGTCGCGATCGTGACCGAGCAGAGTTCGGGCGAAGCGAAGTCGGGCGGCAATGCCAGGGAGTTCGGTCTCTACCTCGGCAAGATCAACGACCATGTGCAGCGTGCAAAGGTGAATCCCCGTACGACGGTTGCAGGTACGGTCGTGATGAAATTCACGATCGGCGTCGACGGGACGCTGCTCTCCAAGGAAATTGCGACAAGCTCGGGCTCGAAGCTTCTCGACGACGCTGCCACGGCGGCTATCGACCGCGCGGCACCGTTCCCGCCGATCCCGCCGGAAGTGAGTGTAAAGCCGCTGGCGTTCACCCAGCCGTTCAAATTCATCATGCGATAA
- a CDS encoding biopolymer transporter ExbD, whose amino-acid sequence MGMSVGSASGEDGDSYKPLAEINVTPFVDVMLVLLIIFMVAAPLMVQGVPLDLPKTSASKLGAQKKPMVVSLAPDGKLYIRDEEVTRDTLVSRLMQIKSSEGDGVVYVRADRKIAYGDVMELLGRVGESGYARVSLLSQPSPSGETVKN is encoded by the coding sequence ATGGGAATGTCTGTTGGCAGCGCGTCGGGCGAAGACGGCGACAGCTACAAGCCTTTGGCCGAGATCAACGTCACGCCGTTCGTCGACGTGATGCTCGTGCTGTTGATCATCTTCATGGTCGCTGCGCCCCTGATGGTTCAGGGTGTGCCGCTCGATCTGCCGAAGACATCAGCGTCGAAACTCGGCGCGCAGAAAAAGCCGATGGTCGTTTCGCTGGCGCCCGATGGCAAGCTCTACATCCGCGACGAGGAAGTGACGCGCGACACGCTCGTGTCACGTCTCATGCAGATCAAGTCGAGCGAAGGCGACGGCGTCGTTTACGTGCGCGCGGATCGAAAAATTGCCTATGGCGACGTGATGGAACTTCTGGGGCGCGTCGGTGAGTCGGGTTACGCGCGCGTTTCCCTTCTCTCTCAGCCTTCGCCCTCCGGAGAAACTGTTAAGAACTAA
- a CDS encoding MotA/TolQ/ExbB proton channel family protein produces the protein MTEEIIGRDLSILGLFQHADIVVKSIIVGLLLASVVCWAMAFEKLIRVWLVNREIRVLEANGKSGTIPSGRANSLVGSVGEAARTEWAEGADAASAGEVRDRLEIAMRAAVKRKLKSIEQGLPFLATLGSAAPFIGLFGTVWGIMNSFTAIAQQKDTSLAVVAPGIAEALFATAVGLAAAIPAVIFYNQITVALGRASERVAPAIVGLARTLSRRGVEGVN, from the coding sequence ATGACTGAAGAAATTATCGGAAGAGACTTGTCGATCCTCGGCCTCTTCCAACATGCCGATATCGTCGTGAAGTCCATTATCGTCGGTCTGTTGCTGGCCTCCGTGGTTTGCTGGGCGATGGCGTTCGAAAAGCTCATTCGCGTGTGGCTGGTCAATCGCGAGATCCGCGTTCTCGAAGCCAACGGCAAATCTGGCACCATTCCTTCGGGCCGTGCCAACAGCCTGGTCGGTTCCGTGGGTGAAGCCGCCCGCACGGAGTGGGCCGAGGGCGCGGACGCTGCTTCGGCCGGCGAAGTGCGCGACCGCCTCGAAATCGCCATGCGCGCCGCCGTCAAGCGGAAGCTCAAGAGCATCGAGCAGGGCTTGCCGTTTCTCGCGACGCTCGGATCTGCCGCGCCGTTCATCGGATTGTTCGGCACCGTCTGGGGCATCATGAATTCGTTCACGGCGATCGCTCAGCAGAAAGATACGAGCTTGGCCGTCGTCGCGCCCGGCATCGCGGAAGCGTTGTTCGCAACGGCCGTCGGCCTCGCCGCCGCCATCCCGGCCGTCATTTTCTACAACCAGATCACGGTCGCGCTCGGAAGAGCGTCGGAACGGGTTGCGCCTGCCATCGTCGGTTTGGCGCGGACGCTTTCCCGCCGTGGCGTTGAGGGTGTGAACTGA
- a CDS encoding alanine--glyoxylate aminotransferase family protein, giving the protein MTRENRRPGRHFLQIPGPTPVPERILAAMSRQILDHRGLEFGQLGRRVLSGIKGLFKTQSHVIIYPASGSGAWEASLTNTLSPGDKVLMCETGQFAVLWEAMARRLGLETEVIPTDWRIAADANLIEKRLKADTAHKIKAVCVVHNETSTGCLSRLDEVRKALDAAKHPALLMVDAISSLGAADLRHDEWGIDVTVAGSQKGMMLPPGLSFTAISAKALEASKTAQLKKSYFAWDEMLALNATGYFPYTPATGLLYGLAEAIDMINEEGLENIFARHARLSEATRRAVQAWGLEIQCRDPKYYSPAVTTVIVPEGHNADAYRKLVLDNFNMSLGTGLNKIAGKAFRIAHLGDTNELTVLGALTGVEMGFELAGVPHKKGGVAAAMSYIAETANAPKAAAA; this is encoded by the coding sequence ATGACGAGAGAAAATCGCCGGCCTGGCCGCCACTTTTTGCAGATCCCGGGGCCGACGCCCGTGCCGGAGCGCATTTTGGCGGCAATGTCGCGTCAGATTCTCGATCATCGCGGCCTTGAGTTCGGGCAGCTCGGCAGACGCGTCCTGAGCGGCATCAAGGGCCTGTTCAAGACCCAGAGCCACGTCATCATCTATCCGGCGTCGGGATCGGGTGCCTGGGAAGCGAGCCTCACCAACACACTGTCGCCTGGCGACAAGGTGCTGATGTGCGAAACGGGCCAGTTCGCAGTGCTGTGGGAAGCCATGGCGCGCCGCCTCGGTCTCGAAACCGAAGTCATCCCGACCGACTGGCGCATCGCCGCCGACGCCAATCTCATCGAGAAGCGGCTCAAGGCCGACACCGCCCACAAGATCAAGGCCGTTTGCGTTGTCCACAACGAGACGTCGACGGGCTGTCTCTCGCGGCTCGATGAAGTTCGCAAAGCGCTGGATGCCGCCAAGCATCCGGCACTGCTCATGGTTGACGCGATCTCGTCGCTCGGCGCCGCCGATCTCCGCCACGACGAGTGGGGCATCGACGTCACCGTTGCCGGCTCGCAGAAAGGCATGATGTTGCCGCCGGGATTGTCGTTCACGGCAATCAGCGCCAAGGCACTCGAAGCGTCGAAGACGGCTCAGCTCAAGAAGTCGTATTTCGCATGGGACGAAATGCTGGCGCTGAACGCGACGGGCTACTTCCCCTACACCCCGGCGACGGGCCTGCTTTACGGCCTCGCCGAGGCGATCGACATGATCAACGAGGAAGGGCTCGAAAACATCTTTGCGCGTCATGCCCGTCTATCGGAAGCGACACGGCGTGCGGTTCAGGCCTGGGGCTTGGAAATCCAGTGCCGCGATCCGAAGTACTATTCGCCCGCGGTGACGACGGTCATCGTGCCGGAAGGCCACAACGCCGACGCCTATCGCAAGCTCGTGCTCGACAACTTTAACATGTCGCTCGGAACCGGCCTGAACAAGATCGCGGGTAAAGCCTTCCGCATCGCCCATCTGGGCGACACCAACGAGCTGACTGTCCTCGGCGCATTGACCGGGGTCGAGATGGGCTTCGAGCTTGCAGGCGTTCCGCACAAGAAGGGCGGCGTTGCCGCTGCGATGAGCTACATCGCCGAAACGGCGAACGCTCCGAAGGCTGCCGCTGCTTAA